From Scleropages formosus chromosome 25, fSclFor1.1, whole genome shotgun sequence, a single genomic window includes:
- the wdr33 gene encoding pre-mRNA 3' end processing protein WDR33: MATDMGSPPRFFHMPRFQHQAPRQLFYKRPDFAQQQAMQQLTFDGKRMRKAVNRKTIDYNPSVIRYLENRLWQRDHRDFRAIQPDSGCYNDLVPPVGMLNNPMNAVTTKFVRTSTNKVKCPVFVVRWTPEGRRLVTGASSGEFTLWNGLTFNFETILQAHDSPVRAMTWSHNDMWMLTADHGGYVKYWQSNMNNVKMFQAHKEAIREASFSPTDNKFATCSDDGTVRIWDFLRCHEERILRGHGADVKCVDWHPTKGLVVSGSKDSQQPIKFWDPKTGQSLATLHAHKNTVMEVKWNLNGNWLLTASRDHLCKLFDIRNLKEELQVFRGHKKEATAVAWHPVHEGLFASGGSDGSLLFWNAGVEKEVGGMEMAHEGMIWSLAWHPLGHILCSGSNDHTSKFWTRNRPGDKMRDRYNLNLLPGMSEDGVEYDDMEPNSLAAIPGMGIPEQLKAALEQEQSGKEASTDVEMTIPGLDWGMEEVMQKDQKKVPQKKVPYAKPIPAQFQQAWAENKVPALPPGEMPKERKDEKKVDGKKKTQAEIEQEMAALQYTNPLLLEQLKIERLAQKQSDQTALPPGQQGALQPFPGQGSMVPPTQGFPQSLPPQPMPHSMPHNMPPMGPGGLQGSFLPQGQMGPAGPQLHQGPPQGFMGPPDMHGPQNLQRHPGPLRHMGPQGPHGIPPGSRGMTGAPQGGIQGPSGPQSNMMPPPPRGMGPRDSQGPGPQGMIPQDMRGPLPQGNMMSHQALTMHGPQGQQNPPRTHGNMQGPPGSMQGHPANMHGPPGNMQGHPGNVHAPPGTMQGHSPFIQQGKSPLLGDGSRGQFNQVGQSPGSQAMMSGMVPQGPSGKGDTRALPNHHLGPHPDRRGSEGAGGPDQVSDRAALYWGESRDGRRGPAEYEGTDERFHLRGEDGWRPQRGPAQDYPGDARAARGGAAGKWESHRGPDERYPRDTEEARFRGRREERFDSYEGPGDDFDQRQRELRRPGHTPRHSQDPEDPFRRGGPMRQESRGGARGARGFPDDFGVEEPMEEPCRSWDSAARGRSRTAPPRGGGRKGLLPTPEEFPPHYDGGRNLDSWEGGRDPGHEVYRDGQRSEHCPRDSPSGPGRERSSSLQGMDMASLPPRKRPWHDGPGTADPRDSDGSGSMGEDRGRPSQRDPHRDEGGYGVSSRGGRGGWGRGGAAGGGAAGGSSGPTTRRGANRGMSRGGRSR; this comes from the exons ATGGCAACGGACATGGGCTCGCCACCGCGCTTCTTCCATATGCCACGCTTTCAGCACCAGGCTCCTCGGCAGCTCTTCTACAAGAGGCCCGACTTTGCGCAGCAGCAGGCCATGCAGCAGCTCACCTTTGATGGCAAACGCATGCGCAAGGCTGTCAATCGCAAGACCATCGACTACAACCCCTCCGTCATCCGCTACCTGGAG AACCGCCTTTGGCAGCGAGATCATCGGGATTTCCGAGCCATCCAGCCAGATTCAGGATGTTACAACGAT CTTGTGCCACCCGTGGGCATGCTGAACAACCCTATGAACGCGGTCACTACAAAGTTTGTCAGAACTTCGACCAATAAAGTCAAGTGTCCAGTATTTGTTGTGCGG TGGACTCCGGAAGGCAGACGTCTGGTCACTGGGGCCTCCAGTGGAGAGTTCACCCTCTGGAATGGGCTCACCTTCAACTTTGAAACCATCCTTCAG GCTCATGACAGCCCTGTGCGGGCTATGACCTGGTCCCACAATGACATGTGGATGCTCACAGCCGACCACGGAGGCTACGTGAAGTACTGGCAGTCCAACATGAACAACGTCAAGATGTTCCAGGCCCACAAGGAGGCGATTAGAGAGGCCAG TTTCTCCCCCACGGATAATAAATTTGCAACTTGCTCCGACGATGGAACTGTTCGCATCTGGGACTTTCTGCGCTGTCATGAGGAGAGGATCCTGAGAG GCCATGGTGCAGATGTGAAGTGTGTGGACTGGCACCCGACCAAGGGCCTGGTGGTGTCCGGCAGCAAGGATAGTCAGCAGCCAATCAAATTCTGGGACCCAAAAACGGGACAGAGTCTGGCCACATT ACATGCCCATAAAAACACAGTGATGGAGGTGAAGTGGAATCTGAATGGCAACTGGCTGCTAACGGCATCTCGCGACCACCTGTGCAAGCTGTTCGACATCCGTAACCTCAAAGAAGAGCTGCAGGTCTTCAGGGGCCACAAAAAGGAAGCCACAG CTGTGGCTTGGCACCCTGTTCATGAGGGCCTGTTTGCCAGTGGAGGCTCCGATGGATCCCTGCTCTTCTGGAATGCTGG ggTGGAGAAGGAGGTGGGGGGCATGGAGATGGCCCACGAAGGGATGATCTGGAGCTTGGCCTGGCACCCTCTTGGACACATCCTGTGTTCCGGCTCCAATGATCACACCAG TAAGTTCTGGACCAGGAATCGCCCTGGAGACAAGATGCGAGACCGCTACAACCTAAACCTGCTGCCAGGAATGTCGGAGGATGGCGTGGAGTACG ATGACATGGAGCCCAACAGCTTGGCTGCCATCCCTGGTATGGGCATCCCTGAGCAGCTTAAGGCAGCATTGGAGCAGGAGCAGAGCG GGAAAGAAGCATCAACAGATGTAGAAATGACCATTCCTGGACTTGACTGGGGGATGGAGGAGGTTATGCAGAAAGACCAGAAAAAGGTTCCGCAGAAGAAGGTCCCATACGCCAAACCGATACCAGCCCAGTTTCAGCAG GCATGGGCTGAGAATAAGGTGCCTGCACTGCCCCCTGGGGAGATGCCCAAGGAGAGGAAGGACGAAAAGAAGGTGGACGGAAAGAAGAAAACGCAGGCAGAGATTGAGCAGGAGATGGCAGCGCTGCAGTACACAAACCCTCTTCTTCTGGAG CAACTCAAGATTGAACGCCTTGCTCAGAAACAGTCGGATCAGACTGCACTACCTcctggacagcagggggcgctgcagcCCTTCCCTGGACAGGGGTCCATGGTGCCACCCACTCAAGGATTCCCGCAGTCTCTTCCACCTCAGCCGATGCCCCACAGCATGCCCCACAACATGCCCCCCATGGGTCCCGGGGGTCTCCAAGGTTCCTTTTTGCCTCAGGGCCAGATGGGCCCTGCAGGGCCCCAACTTCACCAGGGACCTCCTCAGGGTTTCATGGGGCCCCCAGACATGCATGGACCCCAAAACCTGCAGAGGCATCCTGGGCCCCTCAGGCACATGGGGCCTCAAGGGCCACATGGAATTCCACCTGGATCCAGAGGAATGACTGGGGCCCCTCAAGGAGGGATACAGGGGCCTTCTGGGCCTCAGAGCAACATGATGCCCCCTCCGCCTCGAGGAATGGGGCCTAGAGACAGCCAGGGCCCTGGGCCACAAGGCATGATACCCCAGGACATGCGAGGTCCCCTGCCCCAGGGCAACATGATGAGCCACCAGGCTTTAACCATGCATGGCCCACAAGGTCAGCAGAACCCCCCACGAACGCATGGAAACATGCAGGGTCCCCCCGGAAGCATGCAGGGGCATCCTGCTAACATGCACGGTCCCCCAGGAAACATGCAGGGTCACCCAGGCAACGTTCACGCCCCCCCAGGCACCATGCAGGGACACTcgccgtttatacagcagggaaagtCCCCGCTGCTAGGTGATGGATCCAGAGGACAGTTCAACCAG gTGGGACAGAGCCCAGGATCTCAAGCTATGATGTCGGGGATGGTACCACAGGGACCCAGTGGAAAAG GAGACACTCGTGCCCTCCCCAACCACCACCTGGGTCCGCACCCTGATCGCCGGGGGTCCGAAGGGGCAGGAGGGCCAGACCAGGTATCAGACCGGGCCGCGCTGTATTGGGGAGAGTCCCGTGACGGGCGCCGGGGACCCGCTGAGTACGAAGGGACGGACGAACGTTTCCACCTGAGGGGGGAGGACGGTTGGAGGCCGCAGCGGGGTCCCGCACAAGATTACCCTGGGGATGCCAGGGCTGCCAGGGGAGGAGCTGCGGGGAAATGGGAGTCTCACCGTGGGCCTGATGAACGATACCCGCGGGATACGGAAGAGGCCCGTTTCCGTGGACGCAGAGAGGAGAG GTTTGACAGTTACGAGGGTCCCGGGGATGACTTTGACCAACGGCAGCGGGAGCTGAGACGACCTGGACACACCCCCCGGCACAGCCAGGACCCAGAGGACCC GTTCCGCAGGGGGGGACCCATGAGGCAGGAGAGCCGGGGCGGGGCCCGGGGGGCCCGAGGGTTTCCTGACGACTTTGGAGTGGAGGAGCCCATGGAGGAGCCATGCCGCAGCTGGGACAGCGCAGCCAGAGGGCGGAGCCGCACAGCTCCACCCCGTGGAG GTGGGCGAAAAGGACTGCTGCCGACACCAGAAGAGTTCCCCCCACACTACGATGGAGGACGGAACCTGGACAGCTGGGAGGGGGGTCGCGATCCAG GGCATGAGGTCTACAGGGACGGACAGCGGTCGGAACATTGTCCCCGGGACAGCCCGTCAGGGCCTGGCAGGGAGCGCTCGTCCTCTCTGCAGGGAATGGACATGGCCTCGCTGCCTCCCCGTAAGCGGCCGTGGCATGACGGGCCAGGCACTGCAGACCCTCGCGACAGTGATGGCTCTGGATCCATGGGGGAGGACAGAG GCCGCCCCTCACAGAGGGATCCTCATCGAGATGAAGGTGGATACGGAGTGTCATCTCGAGGAGGCCGGGGGGGGTGGGGCCGGggtggagcagctggaggtggagcagcaggagggagcTCAGGGCCTACGACACGACGAGGCGCCAACCGTGGGATGTCCCGAGGCGGCCGCTCGCGATAG
- the gk5 gene encoding glycerol kinase 5, with product MGSCRNGTHKETFILAVDVGTTSMRCHIYDKEASVRGSCSTKVNVLHPQPGWVEMDPEEIWRGFVAVVKGALQDSGLHAKQMAALGISTQRGTFTTWDRRTGVPFHNFIGWQDLRAAQLVQRWNRSCTMKLVHGVMKLLHLLTRQKRFLAASLVVFSTQHVTFRLLWALRHHAQVRHAVLDDNCCFGTIDTWLVFRLTNGTVHATDCSNASSTGVFDTYQMCWSGFLCALVSLPLSIFPSVQDTGHHFGLTAPAIFGAPIPITCVMADQQAAMFGECCFDTGDLKITMGTGTFMDINTGSKPHTSVAGLYPLVGWKMGPELVYLAEGNAADTGTAIKWAQELELFSDVRDTEAMASSVDNSDGVCFVPSFSGLQAPLNDPRACAAFMGLKPSTNKCHLVRSILESVAFRNKQLYDIMLRETRIPITKIRADGGVCTNNFIMQMTADLLGKKVERPSHFDMSSLGAAFMAGLAVGFWKSPEELKKLRCTDTVFIPQAELGTYRPLLRGWEQALRRSMCWYDQS from the exons ATGGGGAGCTGCAGGAATGGAACCCACAAAGAGACCTTCATCCTTGCAGTGGACGTGGGGACAACGTCCATGAGGTGTCACATCTATGATAAGGAGGCCTCTGTTCGGGGCTCCTGCAGCACCAAG GTCAATGTGCTGCACCCACAGCCAGGTTGGGTGGAGATGGACCCTGAGGAGATATGGAGAGGATTCGTGGCAGTGGTCAAAGGTGCTCTACAGG ACTCTGGGCTCCATGCGAAGCAGATGGCGGCGCTGGGCATCTCCACCCAGAGAGGAACGTTCACGACATGGGACAG GAGGACAGGTGTCCCTTTCCACAACTTCATTGGCTGGCAGGACCTGCGTGCCGCACAGCTTGTCCAGCGCTGGAACCGCTCCTGCACCATGAAG CTCGTCCACGGCGTCATGAAGCTGCTGCACTTGTTGACCAGACAGAAGCGCTTCCTGGCCGCCAGCCTCGTGGTCTTCTCCACCCAGCATGTGACCTTCCGCCTGCTTTGGGccctgcgccaccacgcccag GTGCGCCATGCTGTACTCGATGACAACTGCTGCTTTGGCACCATCGATACCTGGCTGGTCTTCAGACTCACCAatg GCACCGTTCATGCCACCGACTGCTCCAACGCCAGCTCCACAGGTGTTTTTGACACCTATCAA ATGTGCTGGAGCGGCTTCCTGTGTGCCCTGGTGTCCCTGCCCCTGTCCATCTTCCCCTCGGTCCAGGACACGGG CCACCACTTCGGCTTGACCGCTCCCGCCATCTTCGGAGCACCCATACCCATCACATGTGTT ATGGCAGACCAGCAGGCGGCCATGTTTGGCGAGTGTTGCTTTGATACTGGAGACCTGAAGATCACGATGGGCACGGGCACCTTCATGGACATCAACACGGGCTCCAAACCGCACACGTCTGtggcag GCCTATACCCCCTGGTGGGCTGGAAGATGGGACCCGAGCTGGTGTACCTGGCCGAGGGCAACGCGGCCGACACGGGGACGGCCATCAAGTGGGCACAGGAGCTGG AGCTCTTCTCGGACGTGCGGGACACGGAGGCGATGGCGAGCAGCGTGGACAACTCCGACGGGGTCTGCTTTGTCCCCTCGTTCAGCGGCTTGCAG GCTCCTCTCAATGACCCCAGAGCATGTGCTGCTTTTATGGGCTTGAAACCTTCAACCAACAAGTGCCACCTGGTGCGTTCCATCTTGGAGTCGGTAGCATTCAG GAACAAGCAGCTGTATGACATCATGCTGCGCGAAACACGTATCCCCATCACCAAGATCAG GGCGGATGGAGGTGTTTGCACCAATAACTTCATCATGCAGATGACAGCCGACCTGCTGGGGAAGAAGGTGGAGCGTCCAAGCCATTTCGACATGTCCAGCCTGGGAGCGGCGTTCATGGCTGGCCTGGCAGTGG GCTTCTGGAAGAGtccagaggagctgaagaagcttCGCTGCACGGACACGGTGTTCATACCGCAGGCCGAGCTGGGTACCTACCGACCTCTCCTCCGTGGCTGGGAGCAGGCGCTGCGGCGCTCCATGTGCTGGTACGACCAGAGTTGA
- the sft2d3 gene encoding vesicle transport protein SFT2C: protein MFSFKTGGGGKELPSPCDVTPSFAFVGVALCRHIRSTKLPFTSPKQRAAKSQPTRRGNMADLNRQLQEYLAQSKSASAAPPQSGSSTALDIGEAPSPEGSWFGRWSAGWSRPAAPSSSWFGSWEPDPLLPGLGRSQRLAAFGLLAGLSALCFGLAALYAPLLLLKARKFALLWSLGSVFALLSAAVLRGPSRLLGAPSPGAALYLLALAGTLYAALGLRSTPLTALGAALQIAAILGSAVALLPGGTSGLRLLGGVAAAALRRTISGRTLPI from the coding sequence atgttttcattcaaaacgggggggggggggaaagagcTTCCGTCGCCTTGTGACGTCACGCCATCGTTTGCCTTTGTCGGGGTCGCCTTGTGTCGTCATATCCGCTCAACGAAGTTGCCGTTTACGAGTCCAAAGCAGCGTGCTGCGAAAAGTCAGCCTACGCGACGAGGAAACATGGCGGACTTGAACCGGCAGCTCCAGGAGTACCTGGCGCAGTCCAAGAGCGCTTCTGCGGCGCCTCCGCAGTCCGGCTCCAGCACGGCTTTGGACATTGGGGAAGCGCCGTCGCCTGAGGGGAGCTGGTTCGGCCGCTGGTCTGCCGGCTGGTCCCGTCCTGCCGCCCCCAGCTCCTCTTGGTTCGGCAGCTGGGAGCCCGACCCGCTGCTGCCCGGCCTCGGCCGCTCCCAGCGCCTGGCGGCCTTCGGGCTGCTGGCCGGCCTCTCGGCTCTGTGCTTCGGCCTGGCGGCCCTGTACGCCCCGCTGCTGCTCCTCAAGGCCCGCAAGTTCGCGCTGCTCTGGTCGCTGGGTTCAGTGTTCGCGCTGTTGAGCGCCGCCGTCCTGCGCGGTCCGAGCCGCCTGCTGGGGGCTCCCAGTCCCGGGGCGGCGCTCTACCTGCTCGCCCTGGCAGGGACGCTGTACGCCGCGCTCGGGCTTCGCAGCACGCCGCTCACGGCGCTCGGGGCCGCGCTTCAGATCGCCGCCATCCTGGGCTCCGCGGTGGCGCTGCTGCCCGGAGGGACCAGCGGACTGCGGCTCCTGGGCGGcgtggcggcggcggctctcAGAAGGACCATATCCGGTAGAACCCTGCCCATCTGA
- the rnf7 gene encoding RING-box protein 2 translates to MAEMDDGDDPVLLSSHGGGSASRHSGDKMFSLKKWNAVAMWSWDVECDTCAICRVQVMDACLRCQAENKQEDCVVVWGECNHSFHNCCMSLWVKQNNRCPLCQQDWVVQRIGK, encoded by the exons ATGGCCGAGATGGACGACGGCGATGATCCAGTTTTGCTCTCGTCGCATGGTGGCGGTTCTGCGTCCAGACACAGTGGAGATAAGATGTTCTCCTTGAAGAAGTGGAACGCGGTGGCCATGTGGAGCTGGGACGTGGAGTGCGACACGTGTGCCATCTGCAGGGTGCAGGTTATGG ACGCGTGTTTGCGCTGCCAGGCTGAGAACAAACAAGAGGACTGTGTGG TGGTCTGGGGCGAGTGCAACCACTCCTTCCACAACTGCTGCATGTCACTGTGGGTGAAGCAGAACAACCGCTGCCCGCTGTGCCAGCAGGATTGGGTTGTGCAGAGGATCGGGAAGTAA
- the LOC108926834 gene encoding LOW QUALITY PROTEIN: rhodopsin kinase 1-like (The sequence of the model RefSeq protein was modified relative to this genomic sequence to represent the inferred CDS: substituted 1 base at 1 genomic stop codon) yields MCDMGGLDNLVANTAYLKAQGGDDKEMKKRRRSLSLPKPEQCAAIRGTIEKDFESLCEKQPIGKHFFREFLKATPEYISAAEFLDELNDWDLAENAAKDKDRQNIMNKFCKADSKNFLSYLTGEVADKCKAVTEKDFEEVMKGKVKEATREFLKGKPFQEYQSSPFFDKFLQWKEYEKQPVTEKYFYEFRTLGKGGFGEVCAVQVKNTGKMYACKKLDKKRLKKKHGEKMALLEKQILEKVNSLFIVNLAYAYDTKTHLCLVMSLMNGGDLKYHIYNIGEKGIEMERIVYYTAQIATGILGLHEMNIVYRDMKPENVLLDSAGQCRLSDLGLAVEVPVGKTISQKAGTGAYMAPEILKDIPYRTSVDWWALGCSIYEMVAAYTPFKGPDAKKEKVAKEEVQRRICEDEVKFEHKGFNDATKDIITQFLKKNIDERLGCKXVGDDPRKHEWFKSINFPRLEAGLINPPWVPKPNVVYAKDTGDIADFSEIKGIEFDAKDEKFFKEFSTGAVAIPWQQEMMETGLFEELNDPNRKESAGGLDDDKKSGTCTLL; encoded by the exons ATGTGTGACATGGGGGGACTGGACAACCTAGTGGCCAACACGGCCTACCTGAAGGCGCAAGGTGGGGATGACAAGGAGATGAAGAAGCGGCGGCGTAGCTTGTCCCTGCCCAAGCCGGAGCAGTGCGCAGCCATCCGCGGCACCATCGAAAAGGACTTTGAGTCCCTCTGCGAGAAGCAGCCCATAGGAAAACACTTTTTCCGCGAGTTCCTCAAAGCCACCCCCGAGTACATCTCTGCTGCCGAGTTCCTCGACGAGCTGAACGACTGGGACCTGGCCGAAAACGCAGCCAAGGACAAGGACAGGCAGAACATCATGAACAAGTTCTGCAAGGCAGACTCCAAGAACTTTCTGTCCTACCTGACCGGGGAGGTGGCCGACAAGTGCAAGGCAGTGACGGAGAAGGACTTTGAGGAGGTGATGAAGGGCAAGGTGAAGGAGGCCACCCGGGAGTTCCTGAAGGGGAAGCCCTTCCAGGAGTACCAGAGCAGTCCGTTCTTCGACAAGTTTctgcagtggaaggagtacgaGAAGCAGCCCGTCACTGAGAAATACTTCTACGAGTTCCGGACCCTGGGAAAGGGCGGCTTCGGAGAG GTGTGTGCTGTGCAGGTTAAGAACACCGGTAAGATGTACGCCTGCAAGAAGCTGGACAAAAAGCGCTTGAAAAAGAAGCACGGGGAGAAGATGGCCTTGCTGGAAAAGCAAATCCTGGAGAAAGTGAACAGCCTGTTCATCGTGAACCTGGCATACGCGTATGACACCAAGACACACCTGTGCTTGGTCATGAGCTTGATGAATGGCGGAGACCTCAAGTACCACATCTACAACATTGGAGAAAAGGGGATTGAGATGGAGCGCATCGTCTACTACACGGCCCAGATTGCCACGGGGATCCTGGGCCTGCACGAAATGAACATTGTGTACCGCGACATGAAGCCGGAGAACGTGCTGCTCGACAGCGCCGGCCAGTGCCGTCTCTCCGACCTGGGCTTGGCTGTCGAGGTGCCTGTTGGCAAGACTATCAGCCAGAAG GCTGGCACTGGTGCCTACATGGCCCCTGAGATCTTGAAGGACATTCCCTACCGCACATCAGTGGACTGGTGGGCGCTTGGCTGCAGCATCTATGAGATGGTTGCCGCCTACACACCCTTTAAGGGGCCCGATGCAAAAAAGGAGAAAGTGGCCAAAGAGGAAGTGCAGAGACGCATCTGTGAGGACGAGGTCAAATTTGAGCACAAGGGCTTTAATGATGCCACCAAGGACATCATCACCCAGTTCCTCAAGAAGAATATTGACGAGCGTCTTGGCTGCAAGTGAGT GGGCGATGACCCACGGAAACACGAGTGGTTCAAATCCATCAACTTCCCACGCCTGGAAGCGGGGCTCATCAATCCGCCCTGGGTACCTAAGCCCAACGTGGTCTATGCCAAGGACACTGGTGATATTGCTGACTTCTCTGAGATTAAAGGCATAGAGTTCGATGCCAAGGATGAGAAATTCTTCAAGGAGTTCAGCACTGGAGCTGTGGCCATACCTTGGCAGCAGGAGATGATGGAAACCGGACTCTTCGAAGAGCTCAATGACCCAAATCGGAAAGAGTCTGCTGGGGGGCTTGACGATGACAAAAAATCAGGCACCTGTACACTGCTGTGA
- the dusp28 gene encoding dual specificity phosphatase 28, which translates to MGPSPSVSVCKQKHVHVKVNEVVAVCQRQCVKSVREMLELCRITEALLIGNARSACCDELIQKEGVTLCINVSKQQPFPSMRVGTFRVPVYDDPNENLLKYFDRCADAIESEAGRGGRTVVYCKNGRSRSAAVCMAYLMKHRALSLPQAFQMVKEARSVVDPNPGFRTQLEKYEQELERRRSKGEGMVASSSC; encoded by the exons ATGGGCCCTTCAccaagtgtgtctgtgtgtaagcAAAAACATGTTCACGTTAAAGTAAATGAAGTAGTAGCTGTGTGCCAAAGACAGTGTGTAaagagtgtgagagagatgcTGGAGCTGTGCAGGATCACAGAGGCCCTGCTGATCGGGAACGCGCGCTCCGCCTGCTGCGACGAGCTCATCCAGAAAGAGGGCGTCACTCTGTGCATCAATGTATCCAAGCAGCAGCCTTTCCCCTCCATGCGGGTAGGCACTTTCAGGGTGCCCGTGTACGACGACCCCAATGAGAATCTGCTCAAGTACTTTGACCGCTGCGCAGATGCCATAGAGAGCGAGGCTGGCCGCGGGGGCAGGACCGTGGTGTACTGCAAGAACGGACGCAGCCGCTCAGCTGCTGTGTGCATGGCGTACCTGATGAAGCACCGTGCGCTCTCACTGCCCCAAGCCTTCCAG ATGGTGAAGGAAGCTCGATCTGTGGTGGATCCCAACCCAGGGTTCAGGACCCAGCTGGAGAAGTATGAACAGGAACTGGAGAGAAGAAGGAGCAAGGGGGAAGGCATGGTGGCATCCAGCTCATGTTGA